In the genome of Bacteroidota bacterium, one region contains:
- a CDS encoding outer membrane beta-barrel protein produces MNKRKIILAAAILMIIGVAMPNKAAAQKYQGQSVITGGVGFSLTGLLFSVIERSLDATTDISSTRTPVLIGAYDYGLSDRFSIGVGYTYQSLTLKYDSYYFNGMTDSLVTGNFTDRVVRQNFGIRPLFHFGDNDDLDIYAGVRLSAVRWSYTTDRTDIGTDRWVSDVLGGFSPVKVQGLFGMRYFFTENIGFNTELAIGPSYFAMVGINARFGGN; encoded by the coding sequence ATGAACAAGAGAAAAATCATTCTTGCCGCTGCCATACTTATGATTATTGGCGTAGCCATGCCCAATAAGGCGGCTGCACAAAAATATCAGGGACAAAGCGTAATTACCGGAGGCGTTGGATTTAGCTTGACAGGTCTTCTATTCAGTGTAATTGAACGATCGCTCGACGCAACAACCGACATTAGTTCAACCCGCACTCCTGTTCTGATCGGCGCGTATGACTATGGCCTGTCTGACCGTTTCAGTATTGGTGTAGGATACACGTATCAGAGCCTTACCTTGAAATATGACAGCTATTATTTCAATGGTATGACCGATTCATTAGTAACAGGAAACTTTACTGACCGGGTGGTGCGCCAGAATTTTGGTATTCGTCCGCTTTTTCACTTTGGCGATAATGATGATCTGGATATTTATGCCGGTGTTCGTCTGAGTGCTGTTCGCTGGAGCTATACTACCGACAGGACTGATATCGGCACCGACCGGTGGGTTTCTGATGTACTTGGCGGATTTAGCCCGGTAAAGGTGCAAGGATTGTTTGGTATGCGTTACTTCTTTACCGAAAACATCGGCTTTAACACCGAGCTTGCCATTGGCCCCAGCTACTTTGCGATGGTAGGAATCAACGCCCGTTTCGGCGGCAACTAA
- a CDS encoding S41 family peptidase encodes MRRIVILLPLLCGVMLALGLLLGVKLGSGGSYTSSPGPMNKVRAVLDFVDAHYVDTVDANRLADMTVEALLSQLDPHSGYESAEEMRALNEPLEGKFEGIGIEYNILRDSLTVVAVVPGGPSEKAGLQAGDRLVRASGGSLTGPAGVKDSNIRKLLRGAAGSTVKIELVRRGAPGLLAYNVTRGSIPIRSVDVAYMLDAQTGYIRLLRFADKSREELVAAASQLKQRGMKRMVLDLRGNGGGFLHAAVEICDEFLGNGKMIVYTKGRTDGRHDYKATAQGTLEQMPLAILIDQHSASASEVVAGAIQDNDRGTVIGRRSFGKGLVQQPQTLADGSGFRLTIARYYTPTGRCIQKPYTEGDEEGYAADDNNRFRNGELLSADSIRFADSLKFKTPGGKIVYGGGGIMPDVFVPIDTAKRSLWLTEMVFDNLFTLFALEYATAHKAELKKTGRDEFVKSFVVTPAIADAFFATTKATRDAAEEQRVKVQFHRYIKSYIGRAVWNDEAFYPVWNEADPVIEAALNAFK; translated from the coding sequence ATGCGAAGAATTGTAATTCTGCTTCCGCTGCTTTGCGGGGTTATGCTTGCCCTCGGGCTGCTGCTTGGTGTAAAACTCGGTTCGGGCGGAAGCTATACTTCTTCGCCGGGGCCGATGAATAAAGTGCGTGCGGTGCTCGATTTTGTGGATGCGCATTATGTGGATACGGTGGATGCAAACCGTCTGGCCGATATGACAGTGGAGGCGTTGCTCTCGCAGCTCGATCCGCATTCAGGATATGAGTCGGCCGAGGAAATGCGTGCGCTGAATGAGCCGCTCGAAGGCAAGTTTGAAGGCATTGGTATTGAGTACAACATTCTGCGCGATTCGCTTACCGTAGTGGCTGTGGTGCCCGGCGGCCCGTCGGAAAAAGCAGGCCTGCAGGCGGGCGACCGGCTGGTGCGTGCCAGCGGCGGCTCACTAACCGGCCCCGCCGGCGTGAAAGACAGCAACATACGCAAACTCCTGCGCGGCGCGGCGGGATCTACCGTTAAAATAGAACTTGTGCGCCGTGGTGCACCGGGCCTGCTGGCCTACAATGTTACACGCGGCAGCATTCCCATTCGCAGTGTGGATGTGGCCTACATGCTTGATGCACAAACCGGCTACATACGCCTGCTGCGTTTTGCCGACAAAAGCCGCGAAGAACTTGTGGCCGCCGCATCGCAGCTTAAACAACGCGGCATGAAACGCATGGTGCTTGACCTGCGCGGCAACGGCGGCGGATTTTTGCACGCGGCCGTAGAAATCTGCGACGAATTCCTCGGCAACGGCAAAATGATTGTATATACCAAAGGCCGCACCGATGGCCGCCACGATTATAAAGCCACCGCTCAGGGCACACTCGAACAAATGCCGCTTGCCATACTCATCGACCAGCATTCGGCCTCGGCCAGCGAAGTGGTGGCCGGCGCCATTCAGGACAACGACCGCGGCACGGTTATCGGCCGCCGCAGCTTCGGCAAAGGACTCGTGCAACAACCGCAAACGCTGGCCGATGGATCGGGCTTCCGCCTCACTATTGCGCGCTACTACACACCCACCGGCCGTTGCATCCAAAAGCCCTATACCGAAGGCGATGAAGAAGGCTACGCCGCCGACGATAACAACCGCTTCCGCAACGGTGAACTACTCAGCGCCGACAGCATTCGCTTTGCCGACTCGCTCAAATTCAAAACACCCGGTGGCAAAATTGTATATGGCGGCGGCGGCATTATGCCCGATGTGTTTGTGCCGATAGACACCGCCAAACGCTCGCTCTGGCTCACGGAAATGGTGTTCGACAACCTCTTCACACTTTTCGCGCTCGAATATGCCACTGCACACAAAGCCGAACTAAAGAAAACCGGCCGAGATGAATTTGTAAAATCGTTTGTGGTTACACCCGCCATTGCAGATGCGTTTTTTGCCACCACCAAAGCTACACGCGATGCGGCCGAAGAACAACGCGTAAAAGTGCAGTTTCACCGCTACATCAAAAGCTACATCGGCCGCGCGGTCTGGAACGACGAAGCCTTCTACCCGGTCTGGAACGAGGCCGACCCGGTAATTGAAGCGGCGCTCAACGCGTTTAAATAA
- the glmS gene encoding glutamine--fructose-6-phosphate transaminase (isomerizing) — translation MCGIVAYIGEREAYPILIKGLQRLEYRGYDSAGVALVSNRLNVYKSKGKVADLVAIAQHNDRTGSIGIGHTRWATHGEPNDVNAHPHYSGSRKTVIIHNGIIENYASLKAELKNRGHVFESDTDTEVLVHLIEDIQQREGVALDEAVRIALNNVVGAYAIVILNEDNPNQLIAARKSSPLVIGVGANELFVASDATPIVEYTKNVVYLDDEQIAVLNRDGKYHIRTIHNKEITPYIQELQLQLEAIEKGGFDHFMLKEIWEQPRSIKDSMRGRLNSTEGVVALGGIREYMNKFVNADRILIVGCGTSWHAGLVGEYLFEDLARIPVEVEYASEFRYRNPVISEKDVVIAISQSGETADTLAAIELAKSKGATIFGVCNVVGSSIARATHAGSYTHAGPEIGVASTKAFTAQVTVLTLMALMLGHRRGTITETHYFELLSELEAIPAKVERILKLNDQIRYLSGMFKDARNFLYLGRSYTFPVALEGALKLKEISYIHAEGYPAAEMKHGPIALIDEEMPVVVIATKGASYEKVVSNIQEVKARKGKIIAVVTEGDEAVKGMADHVIEIPETDEKLAPLVTVIPLQLLAYHIAVMRDCNVDQPRNLAKSVTVE, via the coding sequence ATGTGCGGAATTGTTGCCTACATCGGTGAGCGTGAAGCCTACCCGATTCTGATCAAAGGCCTTCAGCGCCTCGAATACCGGGGCTATGACAGTGCCGGTGTTGCATTAGTAAGCAACCGCCTTAACGTATATAAAAGCAAAGGCAAAGTAGCCGATCTGGTAGCCATTGCACAACATAATGACCGCACCGGAAGCATTGGCATTGGCCACACACGCTGGGCCACGCACGGCGAGCCTAACGATGTAAATGCGCATCCGCACTACTCAGGCTCGCGCAAAACGGTGATCATTCACAATGGTATTATCGAGAACTACGCTTCGCTGAAAGCCGAGCTGAAAAACCGTGGCCACGTTTTTGAAAGTGATACTGATACTGAGGTGCTGGTACATCTTATCGAAGACATTCAGCAGCGCGAAGGTGTGGCGCTTGATGAAGCCGTGCGCATTGCGCTGAACAACGTGGTGGGCGCCTATGCCATTGTAATTCTCAACGAAGACAATCCGAACCAGCTTATCGCTGCACGAAAAAGCTCGCCGCTGGTAATTGGTGTGGGCGCAAACGAATTGTTTGTGGCTTCTGATGCCACGCCCATTGTGGAGTACACCAAAAACGTGGTCTATCTGGATGATGAACAGATTGCTGTACTCAACCGCGATGGCAAGTATCACATCCGCACCATTCACAACAAGGAAATTACGCCCTACATACAGGAACTGCAGCTCCAGCTCGAAGCCATTGAAAAAGGCGGCTTCGATCATTTCATGCTCAAGGAAATATGGGAGCAGCCGCGTTCCATTAAAGACAGCATGCGCGGCCGCCTCAACAGCACCGAAGGCGTAGTGGCACTGGGGGGCATACGCGAATACATGAACAAGTTTGTGAATGCCGACCGTATTCTTATTGTAGGATGCGGCACTTCGTGGCATGCCGGACTTGTGGGTGAATACTTGTTTGAAGATCTTGCGCGCATTCCGGTTGAAGTGGAATATGCTTCGGAGTTCCGCTACCGTAACCCGGTAATCAGCGAGAAGGATGTGGTGATTGCCATTTCCCAGTCGGGCGAAACGGCTGATACGCTTGCGGCAATTGAGCTGGCCAAATCAAAAGGTGCCACCATTTTTGGAGTGTGCAATGTGGTTGGTTCGTCAATTGCACGCGCCACACATGCCGGCTCTTACACACACGCCGGGCCCGAAATTGGCGTGGCGTCCACCAAAGCGTTTACCGCGCAGGTAACCGTGCTTACGCTTATGGCACTTATGCTGGGCCACCGTCGCGGCACCATTACCGAAACACATTACTTCGAGCTCCTGAGCGAACTCGAAGCCATTCCGGCCAAAGTAGAGCGTATCCTGAAACTGAATGATCAGATCCGCTACCTCTCCGGCATGTTTAAGGATGCGCGCAATTTCCTCTACCTCGGCCGCAGCTACACCTTCCCGGTGGCGCTCGAAGGTGCGCTCAAGCTCAAGGAAATTTCATACATCCACGCCGAAGGCTATCCGGCCGCCGAAATGAAACACGGCCCCATTGCACTTATCGACGAGGAAATGCCTGTGGTGGTAATTGCTACAAAAGGCGCCTCGTATGAAAAAGTGGTGAGCAATATTCAGGAAGTAAAAGCGCGCAAAGGCAAAATTATTGCCGTGGTAACCGAAGGCGATGAAGCCGTAAAAGGCATGGCCGACCATGTAATTGAAATTCCGGAAACCGACGAAAAACTTGCGCCGCTTGTTACGGTTATTCCGCTGCAGCTGCTGGCCTATCACATCGCCGTAATGCGCGACTGCAACGTGGATCAGCCGCGTAACTTAGCCAAATCGGTAACGGTGGAATAA
- a CDS encoding dCMP deaminase family protein, with protein sequence MHRPSFDEIYMDLAANLALRSHCVKAKVGAVLTKDTRIISLGYNGPPAGTHNCDVEWPQEGCPRDSKGSCSLALHAEQNAILYAAKNNVPIEGCTLYVTLSPCIACARIIYTTGIKRVVYKESYAQYKGIASDEGVDFLRKFGVEVLHYSELNVTPQP encoded by the coding sequence ATGCATCGTCCGTCGTTTGATGAAATATATATGGATCTGGCAGCCAATCTGGCGCTGCGATCACACTGTGTAAAGGCTAAAGTAGGTGCTGTGCTCACCAAAGACACACGCATTATTTCGCTTGGATACAACGGTCCGCCTGCGGGTACGCACAACTGCGATGTGGAATGGCCTCAGGAAGGTTGCCCGCGCGACAGTAAAGGAAGCTGTTCGCTGGCGCTGCATGCCGAGCAGAACGCCATTTTATATGCGGCAAAAAATAACGTACCCATCGAAGGCTGTACGTTGTATGTTACGCTTTCGCCCTGCATTGCCTGCGCACGCATTATTTACACCACCGGTATTAAACGTGTGGTGTATAAAGAATCCTATGCGCAGTATAAAGGTATAGCCAGCGACGAAGGCGTTGATTTTCTGCGCAAATTCGGCGTGGAAGTATTGCATTACAGTGAACTCAACGTCACCCCTCAACCCTGA
- a CDS encoding response regulator transcription factor, with product MIKIILFEDRPNLRESLQLMLAANADFELVEMHPNCRDAVPVVMRVEPDVVLMDIDMPEVDGITGVRMIKEARPETQIVMLTVFEDDAKIFDAIKAGADGYLLKKDIPSQLFDAIYNATSGGSSISPGVATKVLQAFRAPAPGPSNFNLSKRELEVLELLVKGHTYKRIAADTFVSIDTVRSHIKNIYLKLQVNSATEAVAKALQQKLVI from the coding sequence GTGATTAAAATTATTCTTTTCGAGGATCGTCCAAACCTGCGCGAGTCGCTGCAACTGATGCTGGCTGCCAATGCCGATTTTGAGCTGGTCGAAATGCACCCCAATTGCCGCGATGCTGTTCCGGTAGTGATGCGCGTAGAGCCCGACGTGGTGCTCATGGATATTGACATGCCCGAGGTGGACGGCATTACCGGCGTGCGAATGATTAAAGAAGCACGCCCCGAAACACAGATTGTAATGCTAACGGTATTTGAAGACGATGCAAAAATTTTTGATGCCATAAAGGCGGGCGCTGATGGTTATCTGCTTAAAAAAGATATTCCCTCGCAGCTTTTTGATGCTATTTACAACGCTACCTCGGGCGGCTCATCAATCAGTCCGGGGGTGGCCACAAAAGTATTGCAGGCATTCAGAGCACCGGCGCCCGGGCCTTCTAATTTCAATCTGAGCAAGCGCGAGCTTGAGGTGCTTGAACTGCTGGTAAAAGGCCACACCTACAAACGCATTGCCGCTGATACGTTTGTATCGATTGATACCGTGCGTTCGCATATCAAAAATATTTACCTTAAACTTCAGGTAAACTCAGCCACCGAAGCCGTGGCAAAAGCTCTTCAGCAAAAACTCGTGATCTGA
- a CDS encoding T9SS type A sorting domain-containing protein, protein MNRTTKMLFALLGFPLMASAQLPLVNLQAHYNFNGNIYDQSGNANDITSYSGSFTSDRFGVPGNAFLFDGVADSLVLPVPQFAPVQADFTISLWYKTNSPQIMNLFSSKQAPDDTIDNFEIQLNSHNPFFLEFLKQTWFQTFTYWNGAGYITDSSVVAEGSPGPYLKGEWCHFAFTRNADTMRIYRNGTTVWLSANNHYSGPLGDAVALIFSAAPYKFKGAIDDMRLYDRCLNDAEITQLWHEDQPLIFKAPKPTDAFVPGSVLLVEWMYNDSVLSDSVLVEYRLNNGAWQTWLPHSQMAYENAFYMSLGYSPGTEIEIRVTDVADSSIRLSSGTFLISEYDWQEVTPTLPFNSKDGAGLLTCNNQMWLLGGWDPPYHPPLSTHSEVWTSTDGLTWTYVTTADWPARHCGGWLSNDTAMWVIGGDPQSGCLTDVWKSTDGTNWVEQVNAIPGYSNRNNANYAITDSAIFMFGGEVCSVGGTNEVWKSTDGASWTQLPNAPWSGRGMQVNSCVDDQGQIWMLGGSNEGDRRSYNEVWKTSDGINWILVNESAPWGGRNWHTVAWFDNKIWLMAGMLQGSEMNDVWYSSDGITWHELKSTTGNWPAGTRHAQSTTVYNNALWYMCGISTNNVWRIVNGLTVGQKEPAAVSQRNYQLYPNPVSGTLRVAAQGVDAIGAYQVVNALGEVVKTGVMPSANGEVELNELAPGFYFISFAADHSTMKFIKQ, encoded by the coding sequence ATGAACAGAACAACAAAAATGTTATTTGCACTGCTCGGTTTTCCTCTAATGGCTTCCGCGCAGCTTCCGCTTGTCAACCTTCAGGCGCACTACAATTTCAACGGTAATATATACGACCAATCAGGCAATGCCAATGATATCACATCTTACAGCGGAAGCTTTACCTCCGATCGCTTTGGTGTTCCGGGCAATGCCTTTCTGTTCGACGGAGTAGCCGACTCACTCGTGCTTCCTGTTCCGCAATTTGCACCTGTACAGGCCGATTTTACCATTTCGCTCTGGTACAAAACAAATTCCCCTCAAATCATGAATTTGTTTTCGTCGAAACAAGCGCCTGATGACACCATCGATAATTTTGAAATACAGCTGAACAGCCATAATCCGTTTTTTCTCGAATTTCTTAAGCAAACCTGGTTTCAGACATTTACATACTGGAATGGTGCAGGTTATATAACAGACTCGTCGGTAGTGGCCGAGGGGTCACCTGGTCCTTATCTGAAAGGCGAATGGTGTCATTTTGCATTTACCCGCAATGCCGATACGATGCGCATTTACCGCAACGGCACAACAGTTTGGCTGAGTGCGAATAATCATTACAGCGGGCCGCTTGGCGATGCGGTTGCATTGATATTCAGTGCGGCTCCCTACAAGTTTAAAGGTGCAATTGATGATATGCGCCTTTACGACCGCTGTTTAAACGATGCCGAAATAACGCAGCTCTGGCATGAAGATCAGCCGCTTATTTTTAAAGCACCAAAACCTACGGATGCGTTTGTGCCCGGTTCAGTGTTGTTGGTAGAATGGATGTATAACGACAGTGTGCTGAGCGATTCTGTGCTGGTGGAATACCGCCTCAACAATGGTGCATGGCAGACGTGGCTGCCCCATTCGCAAATGGCGTATGAAAATGCTTTTTACATGTCGCTTGGCTATTCACCCGGCACCGAAATAGAAATTCGTGTGACCGATGTGGCTGATTCTTCGATACGTTTATCATCCGGCACATTTCTGATCAGCGAATACGACTGGCAGGAAGTAACACCCACGTTGCCATTTAACAGTAAAGACGGCGCGGGTTTGCTCACCTGCAACAACCAGATGTGGCTGCTTGGTGGCTGGGATCCGCCCTATCATCCGCCGCTGAGTACACACAGTGAAGTATGGACATCAACCGACGGACTGACCTGGACGTATGTAACCACTGCCGACTGGCCGGCACGTCATTGCGGCGGCTGGCTCAGTAACGACACTGCGATGTGGGTAATTGGCGGCGATCCGCAATCGGGCTGCCTTACCGATGTGTGGAAAAGCACTGATGGCACAAACTGGGTTGAACAGGTAAACGCCATTCCCGGATACAGCAACCGGAACAACGCCAACTACGCCATTACCGACTCCGCCATTTTTATGTTTGGCGGTGAAGTGTGCAGCGTGGGTGGCACAAACGAAGTATGGAAAAGCACCGATGGTGCAAGCTGGACCCAGCTGCCCAATGCGCCGTGGAGCGGAAGAGGGATGCAGGTTAATTCGTGCGTTGACGATCAGGGACAGATCTGGATGCTGGGCGGATCGAATGAGGGCGACAGGCGTTCGTACAACGAAGTGTGGAAAACGAGCGATGGAATTAACTGGATATTGGTAAACGAATCGGCTCCATGGGGTGGGCGTAACTGGCACACTGTGGCGTGGTTTGATAATAAGATATGGCTTATGGCCGGTATGCTTCAGGGTTCGGAAATGAATGATGTATGGTATTCTTCTGATGGAATTACCTGGCACGAACTCAAAAGCACGACCGGAAACTGGCCCGCCGGAACGCGGCATGCGCAGTCAACCACGGTTTATAATAATGCGCTCTGGTACATGTGCGGCATTTCTACAAACAATGTATGGCGCATTGTAAACGGTTTAACCGTTGGCCAAAAAGAGCCGGCAGCTGTTTCGCAGCGCAACTATCAGCTTTACCCGAATCCTGTTTCCGGCACGCTTCGTGTTGCAGCGCAAGGCGTGGATGCCATTGGTGCGTATCAGGTAGTGAATGCACTTGGCGAAGTGGTAAAAACAGGTGTGATGCCCTCAGCAAACGGAGAAGTTGAGTTGAATGAATTGGCGCCGGGTTTTTACTTCATCTCATTCGCAGCAGATCACTCAACGATGAAATTCATTAAACAGTAA
- a CDS encoding class I SAM-dependent methyltransferase: MPYDYQNTINAFHVLAKQWQDSYMDLDLYDDTYDAFCALCEKPENALFEIGCGPGNIARYILQHYSRFRIYGIDAAPAMVELARENNPAARFEVMDCSQISTLPGPFDGVICGFCLPYLARPDAEKLIQDVSGLLASNGAFYLSTIEDDYARSQLQTSSNGQHSTWQFYYRETDLLDMLSQNNFMVTHTFRKVLQKPDGRTETGLILIARKK, from the coding sequence ATGCCTTACGACTATCAAAATACGATCAATGCCTTTCATGTGCTGGCCAAACAATGGCAAGACAGTTACATGGATCTTGATTTGTATGATGATACGTATGATGCCTTTTGTGCACTTTGTGAAAAACCTGAAAATGCTTTGTTTGAAATTGGTTGCGGGCCGGGAAATATAGCCCGTTATATCCTGCAGCACTATTCGCGTTTTCGCATTTACGGTATCGATGCGGCTCCGGCTATGGTAGAACTGGCCAGAGAAAACAATCCTGCTGCACGTTTTGAGGTAATGGATTGTAGCCAGATAAGCACATTACCCGGCCCGTTTGACGGGGTGATCTGCGGCTTTTGCCTGCCCTACCTCGCCCGCCCCGATGCCGAAAAGCTGATACAGGATGTTTCAGGCCTGCTTGCTTCAAACGGTGCGTTTTACCTCAGTACTATTGAAGACGATTACGCCCGCTCACAGCTGCAAACCAGCAGCAACGGACAACACAGCACCTGGCAGTTCTATTATCGCGAAACGGATTTGCTGGATATGCTCAGTCAAAACAACTTTATGGTGACACACACATTCCGCAAAGTGCTGCAAAAACCTGATGGCCGCACCGAAACAGGACTCATTCTGATTGCGCGAAAGAAATAA
- a CDS encoding superoxide dismutase, whose amino-acid sequence MAFELPALPYEHNALEPHVDTLTMQIHHGKHHQAYVTNLNNAVAGTPAENMKIEDICKNISQYPAAVRNNGGGHYNHSLFWTVMGPGKGGAPSGDLAAAIDAAFGSLDNFKTQFAQAAATRFGSGWAWLIVGADGKLAITSTPNQDNPLMDIAEVKGTPILGLDVWEHAYYLHYQNRRPDYVAAFWNVVNWDEVARRLQAAK is encoded by the coding sequence ATGGCATTTGAATTACCTGCACTTCCTTACGAGCACAACGCGCTCGAACCCCATGTAGATACCCTCACCATGCAAATTCACCACGGCAAGCACCACCAGGCTTACGTAACTAACCTCAACAACGCAGTGGCCGGCACTCCTGCCGAAAACATGAAGATTGAAGATATTTGCAAAAACATTTCACAGTATCCTGCAGCAGTGCGCAACAACGGCGGCGGGCACTACAACCACTCGCTTTTCTGGACAGTAATGGGCCCCGGCAAAGGCGGCGCTCCCTCGGGCGACCTCGCCGCAGCAATTGATGCTGCTTTCGGTTCGCTGGATAATTTCAAAACGCAGTTTGCGCAGGCTGCGGCTACACGCTTCGGTTCTGGCTGGGCATGGCTTATTGTAGGTGCCGACGGCAAACTCGCCATCACCTCAACCCCCAATCAGGATAATCCGCTTATGGATATTGCCGAAGTAAAAGGCACACCCATTCTCGGCCTCGATGTGTGGGAGCATGCCTACTACCTCCACTACCAGAACCGCCGCCCCGATTATGTAGCTGCCTTCTGGAATGTGGTAAACTGGGACGAAGTGGCACGCCGTTTGCAAGCAGCCAAATAA
- a CDS encoding TM2 domain-containing protein yields the protein MNKKVAAFTCRAMFCPSLRVMMKPLLFIVFLFCGVLQLHAAENRIAVVQTFSADSDSVYVQVALPADSAAQPQLSQPPARDNVKLVAAILAFPFPFGMIGLHRIYLGTKPWVPIVYLCTLGGCFGVLPFIDFVVILIQDEEGLKQYQNNDKVFMWVK from the coding sequence GTGAATAAGAAAGTGGCCGCGTTTACCTGCCGCGCCATGTTTTGCCCATCTTTGCGGGTAATGATGAAACCGCTGTTGTTTATTGTGTTTCTGTTTTGCGGCGTGCTGCAGCTGCATGCCGCCGAAAACCGCATTGCCGTGGTGCAAACCTTTTCTGCCGATTCAGACTCGGTGTATGTTCAGGTAGCACTTCCGGCCGACTCAGCTGCACAGCCACAACTGAGCCAACCCCCCGCTCGCGATAACGTGAAACTGGTGGCCGCCATTCTGGCGTTTCCCTTTCCGTTCGGAATGATCGGGCTGCACCGTATTTATCTTGGCACAAAGCCCTGGGTGCCCATTGTGTATCTCTGCACACTGGGCGGATGTTTTGGGGTGCTGCCGTTTATTGATTTTGTGGTGATTCTGATTCAGGATGAAGAAGGGTTAAAACAATATCAGAATAACGATAAGGTGTTTATGTGGGTGAAGTAA
- a CDS encoding cellulase family glycosylhydrolase, whose product MNNGIRKKSAAGQPIKFSMFFLLLIFSMQLVQAQTSTHITTSGRWIIGPCGDTLLLKGINYAPYNWGWSPAQLQINQLAQTGANCVRLPWYVNTPDGPTPQATYNNLVNLDSALAACVRFDMIPIIELHDQTCQNNVQALTTLASWFTQPAVLALITQYQHSIIVNVANEALYVNWTANPQAAQNTFQNTYSSIVTTLRNAGINVPIMIDGPDCGTNLDVLAATGPALIAADPQSNLIFSAHAYWYAYANNDSLQMQNKVNNALAQNIPFVFGEIANLQDDQQMCQYTLNYQPLLRICRQHQIGWMAWSWNNDGCAARQMSTNGNFANLTAYGTDLIYNPGYGLLTQSAEKSSYLLNNGCLSLSMHTHNQHPEINLVPNPGNGIFTVVSTHPLLRVEAANLAGQAVGIVKSGTSVWEIEHKTPGMYLVTVIDENGFRITKKLVVN is encoded by the coding sequence ATGAATAACGGAATACGCAAAAAATCAGCAGCAGGCCAGCCTATCAAATTCAGCATGTTTTTCCTGCTGCTGATTTTTTCGATGCAGCTTGTTCAGGCACAAACATCCACGCACATCACCACCTCGGGCCGATGGATAATTGGTCCGTGTGGCGATACATTGCTGCTTAAAGGAATAAATTATGCACCCTACAACTGGGGCTGGTCGCCGGCGCAGTTGCAAATTAACCAGCTTGCACAAACAGGAGCCAACTGCGTGCGTTTACCGTGGTATGTGAATACCCCCGACGGCCCCACACCGCAGGCCACTTACAACAACTTAGTGAATTTAGACAGTGCGCTTGCGGCCTGCGTACGCTTTGATATGATTCCCATTATTGAACTGCACGATCAAACCTGCCAGAATAACGTGCAGGCATTGACTACACTGGCCAGCTGGTTTACGCAGCCTGCCGTGCTTGCACTCATTACGCAATATCAGCACAGCATTATTGTAAACGTGGCCAACGAAGCCTTGTACGTGAACTGGACCGCCAATCCGCAGGCGGCACAGAATACATTTCAAAACACCTACAGCAGCATTGTAACCACACTGCGCAATGCAGGCATCAATGTGCCCATAATGATTGACGGCCCTGATTGCGGCACCAACCTTGATGTGCTTGCCGCCACAGGCCCCGCGCTCATTGCCGCCGATCCGCAATCGAACCTCATCTTCAGCGCACACGCTTACTGGTATGCCTATGCCAACAACGATTCGCTGCAAATGCAGAATAAGGTTAACAATGCACTTGCGCAAAATATCCCGTTTGTATTTGGCGAAATTGCCAACCTGCAGGATGATCAGCAGATGTGCCAGTACACACTCAACTACCAGCCTTTGCTGCGTATTTGCAGGCAACACCAGATCGGCTGGATGGCCTGGAGCTGGAACAACGATGGCTGTGCCGCCCGGCAAATGTCAACCAACGGAAATTTCGCTAACCTCACAGCCTACGGCACGGATCTGATTTACAATCCGGGCTACGGCCTGCTTACACAATCTGCTGAAAAATCAAGCTACCTGCTTAATAACGGTTGCCTTTCACTGAGCATGCACACGCACAATCAGCATCCTGAAATAAACCTTGTACCTAATCCCGGCAACGGAATTTTTACAGTCGTTTCAACTCACCCCTTGCTGCGTGTTGAAGCCGCAAACCTTGCCGGACAGGCTGTAGGTATAGTGAAGTCAGGTACATCAGTGTGGGAAATTGAGCATAAAACACCGGGAATGTATTTGGTTACAGTGATTGATGAAAACGGATTCCGCATCACAAAAAAACTGGTTGTGAATTAG